GGCTGGTTTCAGGGCACAGCAGACGCGGTGAGACAGGCCCTTCCGCATCTCAGCGGGGGTCCCTCCAGAGATGTCCTCATCCTGTCGGGCGACCATCTTTACAGGATGGATTACCGGCAGTTCGCCAGGGCTCACAGGGAGAGAGATGCCGATATAAGTATCGCCGTAAGGCCGGTCAGTGCTTCGAGGGCACCTGAGTTCGGCATACTCAAGGCTGATAACGATGGCTGGATCACTGAGTTCAGAGAGAAGCCACGGGGCTCGAACCTGCTCAGGATGAAGACAGACATGAGGGGCCTCGGGTTGAGTGCGGCAGAGTCCAGACAGAGACCGTATCTCGGGTCGATGGGAATCTATCTTTTCAAACTGGACGTACTGAAAAAAGTACTGCAGGATAATCCCGATGTAATCGATTTTGCCAGACAGGTCATCCCGCAGGCTCTCGATGAAGGAAAGGTGGGAGCTTATCTCTACAACGGGTACTGGGAGGATATCGGGACGATCAAATCGTTTTACAATGCTCACATGGATCTCATCTCCATCGAGCCGAAATTCAACCTTTTCGACGCGAGATTTCCTCTGTATACCCATCCCAGATTTCTTCCCGGATCGAAAGTCAACCGGGGCGACGTCTCCCGTTCTATCCTGAATGCGGGGTGTATAATCGACCGGGCTGTAATAAAAAAATCGATAATCGGTCTGCGCTCGGTAATAGGATCAGGGGCGACCATCGAGAGTTCGCTGATCATGGGCGCGGATGAGTACGATCCTCCCGGAACACCCTCAAAGAACAAGCCCGGTATGGGGATCGGCCCAGGCACTTTCATCCGCAGGGCGATAATCGACACGAATGTAAGGATTGGGCGGAAAGTCGTTCTCAGGAACATAAAGAAATATCGCA
The genomic region above belongs to Candidatus Latescibacterota bacterium and contains:
- a CDS encoding glucose-1-phosphate adenylyltransferase gives rise to the protein MDEITAIILGGGRGTRLYPLTRSRSKPAVPLAGNYRLIDVPVSNCINSEIERIYVLTQFNSASLNQHISRTYRFDTFSSGFVEILAAEQTLISTGWFQGTADAVRQALPHLSGGPSRDVLILSGDHLYRMDYRQFARAHRERDADISIAVRPVSASRAPEFGILKADNDGWITEFREKPRGSNLLRMKTDMRGLGLSAAESRQRPYLGSMGIYLFKLDVLKKVLQDNPDVIDFARQVIPQALDEGKVGAYLYNGYWEDIGTIKSFYNAHMDLISIEPKFNLFDARFPLYTHPRFLPGSKVNRGDVSRSILNAGCIIDRAVIKKSIIGLRSVIGSGATIESSLIMGADEYDPPGTPSKNKPGMGIGPGTFIRRAIIDTNVRIGRKVVLRNIKKYRNYDDPDRKIYVRNGIIVIPKGTVIKDGTKF